A single genomic interval of Streptomyces sp. NBC_00663 harbors:
- a CDS encoding DEAD/DEAH box helicase: protein MSSSSSPVIQTVLEQSSRVLQTYAVDPGLVAEHANGERRITQGGYGDRQLFELVQNAADEIADEPGGRVHAVLTETHLYCANEGTPVTPEGAETILRMSMSKKRGGQIGRFGVGVKSVLVVTDAPEFFSRTGSFGFDRAWSYAQIKAVPGVTARYGPDFDAPVLRMARPLDVETECAADPVLDELLAWATTVVRLPLLPKADVRLGRDMHGGRGKDHGEPREEFPVGFQLFSPHVAKVVLEDRRPRPVARRTLTTKQAGDVRTVVEERTGKAVATERWRVFRASHEPGPAARADAGELHDRLSLDLAWAVPALEKDSESGLHVSSRSRGRGKFWSFFPTKYEMSLSGILNGAWKTNEDRQNLLDSSPFNQEMIRAAAQLVVDSLPALAPVEDPAAHLPLLPGRVKEAISWADEFLTDEIWKRAAVHPSLPDQNGVLRTPTELRVHPRPKDPKAESKSLIRWLRWWHECPDRPSDWLHPSAEADSLRSGKVVHILGAAKHERADVRDWLEALVASGTADASATAIRILADMVEIRSPFVAEARKAHIVLTEEHGLVAPVHGKVYRRTDQGGLRESLVYVVDALAHDPSLAHALDVLGIREADVEGRFDSVLDQGFDHYSQSDWERFWELFRQAGVRRLAHRVLERVPAPRCTLRVRTADGRFRPVEDCMLPGAVVDAERDPSVAVDMRFHSDDTPFFAQVGLREQPASGVRPSSDEPWFEEYREAVHASYLRTLDSRAPRPSLSRMKIEGAAIGGPLHLFRALSEKSRAAFLKALPDEAVVDNWTRQVGAQTSTRQAVESPIRWMLRKYGTVATSQGIKPLREAVGPQLASYRDVLPVADLSPEKARKLRLPTTVDEVPAGRWDALLDEVSRSEDDSFVGATYVMLTRFGADFPEDSLTRCRIGDTWGTRPDDQITLAVGAAEYRALRTEQLPALLVPTAGDAELMVEKWGMLRYTDVISRETREVPEGDPVPLVELFPALRQRLNSGNRNSTVQRCTELEEVTRTPNGTHASPLEAVRQDGTVKVRVPLEPEPMLRLIDRELGLGLGAAGCRAVLEHQDRMARDSALRAAQQAVREAEDVVAKVELLIGADALRAGLPEGLMEAELQTADGVEPSGRRIAQMAFNAHGDGVLQQHARDIQARFPNAPVSYTGSSAAIAFVSDLRLPVAFAGSRTPSPPPVETVEGPRDFPSLHGYQEDLVRNISTMLDRLAPQRGMLSLPTGAGKTRVTAEAVIRWVKRIGDLKGPVLWIAQTEELCEQAVQSWKFVWNKVGAERPLAISRLWSSNEVGDVVEHPHLVVATDAKLERCLGIDQYAWLRRAALVIVDEAHTAISKRYTEILSQLGLTQYETGRHLLGLTATPFRNTNEDETRRLVNRFGNRRLDQGVFPSGDPYRDLQDWGMLAQVEHRTLEGGRIELTQEEKTHADRMAMLSRAAEQRLADDHTRSRRIVDSVAELPRDWPTLLFATSVDHAKYLAAMLNDSGVPSAAVDSTTSPQDRRTRIEKFRNGRIRVLTNYGVLTQGFDAPATRAVVVARPVYSTNVYQQMIGRGLRGPRNGGKDTCLILNVSDNIANFDTQLAFTQFEHLWSRT from the coding sequence GTGTCGTCTTCGTCCTCTCCGGTGATCCAAACCGTTCTCGAACAGTCCTCCCGCGTCCTGCAGACATATGCCGTGGACCCCGGCCTCGTGGCCGAGCACGCAAATGGCGAGCGCCGCATCACTCAGGGCGGATACGGAGACCGCCAGCTTTTCGAACTCGTCCAGAACGCCGCCGACGAGATCGCCGACGAACCAGGAGGCCGGGTGCACGCCGTCCTCACCGAAACGCATCTGTACTGCGCGAACGAAGGAACTCCGGTGACCCCGGAAGGCGCCGAGACAATTCTCCGGATGAGCATGTCCAAGAAGCGCGGAGGCCAGATAGGGCGATTCGGGGTGGGCGTGAAATCCGTCCTCGTCGTGACCGACGCCCCGGAATTCTTCAGCCGCACCGGGAGTTTCGGATTCGACCGTGCCTGGTCGTATGCGCAGATCAAGGCCGTGCCCGGGGTGACGGCACGCTACGGCCCGGACTTCGACGCGCCCGTCCTGCGGATGGCCCGCCCTCTCGACGTGGAGACCGAGTGTGCGGCCGACCCCGTCCTCGACGAGTTGCTGGCCTGGGCGACGACCGTGGTCCGTCTGCCTCTGCTCCCGAAGGCCGACGTCCGGCTGGGCCGGGACATGCACGGTGGTCGGGGCAAGGATCACGGCGAGCCCCGCGAGGAGTTCCCGGTCGGCTTCCAGCTCTTCTCGCCGCACGTCGCCAAGGTCGTACTGGAGGACCGCCGGCCCCGGCCCGTGGCCCGTCGGACTCTGACCACCAAACAGGCCGGCGATGTGCGTACCGTGGTCGAGGAACGGACCGGGAAGGCCGTCGCCACGGAACGGTGGCGGGTCTTCAGGGCCAGCCACGAGCCCGGCCCGGCCGCACGAGCGGACGCAGGTGAACTCCACGACCGGCTCTCCCTCGACCTCGCCTGGGCCGTCCCCGCCCTGGAGAAGGACTCGGAGAGCGGTCTCCATGTCAGCTCCCGGTCCCGCGGTCGCGGCAAGTTCTGGTCCTTCTTCCCGACCAAGTACGAGATGTCGCTGAGCGGCATCCTCAACGGTGCCTGGAAGACGAACGAGGACCGGCAGAACCTCCTGGACTCCTCCCCGTTCAACCAGGAGATGATCCGGGCCGCCGCGCAGTTGGTCGTCGACTCGCTCCCGGCCTTGGCACCCGTCGAGGACCCGGCCGCCCACCTCCCGCTGCTGCCCGGCCGCGTCAAGGAGGCGATCAGTTGGGCGGACGAGTTCCTGACGGACGAGATCTGGAAGCGCGCCGCTGTCCATCCCTCACTCCCCGACCAGAACGGCGTGCTGCGCACGCCGACCGAGCTGCGGGTGCACCCGCGCCCCAAGGACCCGAAGGCCGAGTCGAAGTCCCTGATTCGTTGGCTCCGTTGGTGGCACGAGTGCCCGGACCGCCCGTCCGACTGGCTACACCCGAGCGCCGAAGCGGATTCGCTGCGCTCCGGCAAGGTCGTGCACATCCTCGGCGCGGCCAAGCACGAACGAGCGGACGTCCGCGACTGGTTGGAGGCCCTCGTCGCAAGCGGCACCGCCGACGCCTCAGCGACGGCGATCCGCATCCTCGCCGACATGGTCGAGATCCGTTCCCCGTTCGTCGCGGAGGCTCGCAAGGCCCACATCGTCCTCACCGAGGAACACGGCCTCGTGGCCCCCGTACACGGCAAGGTGTACCGCCGCACCGACCAGGGCGGACTGCGCGAGTCCCTGGTGTACGTGGTCGACGCGCTCGCCCACGACCCCTCCCTGGCGCACGCGCTCGACGTCCTGGGCATCCGGGAGGCCGACGTCGAGGGCCGGTTCGACAGCGTTCTCGATCAGGGCTTCGACCACTACAGCCAATCGGACTGGGAGCGGTTCTGGGAGCTGTTCCGTCAGGCCGGTGTCCGCAGGCTGGCGCACAGGGTCCTGGAACGGGTGCCTGCGCCGCGCTGCACACTGCGGGTGCGGACCGCCGACGGCAGGTTCCGGCCGGTCGAGGACTGCATGCTGCCGGGTGCCGTCGTCGATGCTGAGCGCGACCCGAGCGTCGCCGTCGACATGCGGTTCCACTCCGACGACACGCCCTTCTTCGCCCAGGTCGGTCTGCGGGAACAGCCAGCCTCCGGCGTGCGGCCCAGCTCTGACGAACCCTGGTTCGAGGAGTACCGAGAAGCCGTCCACGCCTCCTACCTCCGCACTCTGGACAGTCGTGCCCCCCGTCCCTCGCTGAGCCGGATGAAGATCGAGGGTGCCGCGATCGGTGGCCCGCTGCACCTCTTCCGCGCCCTCTCCGAGAAGTCCCGCGCCGCCTTCCTGAAGGCACTTCCGGACGAGGCCGTGGTGGACAACTGGACCCGCCAGGTCGGGGCCCAGACCAGTACCCGGCAGGCGGTCGAGTCGCCGATCCGCTGGATGCTGCGGAAGTACGGCACGGTCGCCACGTCCCAGGGGATCAAGCCGCTCCGGGAAGCAGTCGGCCCCCAACTCGCCTCCTACCGCGACGTGTTGCCCGTCGCGGACCTCTCGCCCGAGAAGGCCCGCAAGCTGCGGCTCCCGACCACCGTCGACGAGGTTCCCGCCGGCCGCTGGGACGCGCTCCTCGACGAGGTCTCCCGCAGCGAGGACGACTCCTTCGTCGGTGCCACCTACGTGATGCTGACGCGCTTCGGCGCAGACTTCCCCGAGGACTCCCTGACCCGCTGTCGGATCGGCGACACGTGGGGCACCCGTCCCGACGACCAGATCACCCTGGCCGTCGGCGCCGCCGAGTACCGAGCGCTCCGCACCGAACAGCTCCCGGCGCTGCTCGTGCCGACCGCCGGCGACGCCGAGCTGATGGTCGAGAAGTGGGGCATGCTCCGCTACACCGACGTGATCAGCCGGGAGACCCGTGAGGTGCCGGAGGGCGACCCCGTACCTCTGGTCGAGCTGTTCCCCGCCCTGCGTCAGCGTCTGAACAGCGGCAACCGGAACAGCACGGTGCAGCGGTGCACCGAGCTGGAGGAGGTCACACGCACGCCCAACGGCACGCACGCCTCCCCCCTGGAGGCTGTGCGCCAGGACGGCACGGTGAAGGTCCGGGTGCCTCTGGAGCCCGAGCCGATGCTGCGGCTGATCGACCGTGAGCTCGGCCTCGGGCTCGGCGCGGCCGGCTGCCGCGCCGTGCTGGAGCACCAGGACCGCATGGCCCGCGACAGCGCGCTGAGGGCGGCCCAGCAGGCGGTGCGCGAGGCCGAGGACGTGGTGGCCAAGGTCGAGTTGCTTATCGGTGCCGACGCTCTCCGGGCCGGGCTCCCCGAAGGACTGATGGAAGCCGAGTTGCAGACGGCCGACGGTGTGGAGCCGTCGGGGCGTCGGATCGCGCAGATGGCGTTCAACGCGCACGGCGACGGCGTACTCCAGCAGCACGCCCGGGACATCCAGGCCCGCTTCCCCAACGCGCCTGTCTCGTACACGGGGTCTTCGGCCGCGATCGCCTTCGTCTCGGACCTGAGGCTGCCCGTTGCGTTCGCCGGTTCGAGGACTCCGTCCCCGCCGCCGGTCGAGACCGTAGAGGGCCCGCGGGACTTCCCGAGCCTCCATGGCTACCAGGAGGACCTGGTCCGGAACATCTCCACCATGCTCGATCGGCTCGCTCCCCAACGCGGCATGCTGTCCCTGCCCACCGGCGCGGGCAAGACCCGGGTCACCGCCGAGGCCGTGATCCGCTGGGTCAAGCGGATCGGTGATCTCAAGGGCCCGGTGCTGTGGATCGCGCAGACCGAGGAACTGTGCGAACAGGCGGTGCAGAGCTGGAAGTTCGTCTGGAACAAGGTCGGCGCTGAGCGCCCCCTCGCCATCAGCAGGCTCTGGAGCAGCAACGAGGTCGGAGACGTCGTCGAGCATCCCCACCTGGTGGTCGCCACCGACGCCAAGCTGGAACGGTGCCTGGGCATCGACCAGTACGCCTGGCTGCGGCGGGCCGCGCTGGTGATCGTGGACGAGGCGCACACCGCGATCTCCAAGCGGTACACCGAGATCCTGAGCCAGTTGGGACTCACCCAGTACGAGACCGGTCGGCATCTGCTGGGCCTCACCGCCACCCCGTTCCGCAACACCAACGAGGACGAGACCCGCCGTCTGGTCAACCGGTTCGGCAACAGGCGGCTCGACCAGGGCGTCTTCCCGTCGGGCGACCCGTACCGCGACCTCCAGGACTGGGGCATGCTCGCCCAGGTCGAGCACCGCACCCTGGAGGGGGGCCGGATCGAGCTGACACAGGAGGAGAAGACCCACGCCGACCGTATGGCGATGCTCTCCCGCGCCGCCGAGCAGCGGCTCGCAGACGACCACACGCGCAGCCGCCGCATCGTGGATTCGGTGGCCGAACTGCCGCGTGACTGGCCGACGTTGTTGTTCGCCACCTCCGTCGACCACGCCAAGTACCTGG
- a CDS encoding helix-turn-helix domain-containing protein, whose translation MRLLGKNGWRVETGEEFGPWLARQLKLSGKNQAELAEELGLTRAAVSAWITGRSTPRPTVMIDIAKALGTDLGTVHTRTTDTQAGLPLTWYHRAGYPDGGRDLGNAAAFAFDADVQVLARETCQNSLDERLTDNGRPVRVRYTLHELTGKALDDFRDAILWNELFPHYSAVSETAANQKVGRVVDAGVRDMYEKGRLVLLRVDDYNASGLTGDDYADGKFAAVVRRQLESLKSGRDAGGSYGLGKATLWATSALGLVLINSTLSQPHEGRTERRLIGRLELPWREVDGKPWAGPAWFGRPDPDSPGADVARSWWADEETVARLHLTRENDEPGTSFLIVGAHDVASLDEKSSDIDDEALDAEEEGTRDTRDIRRMHRRLVRALGRDFWAAMTGGGGQLPRLEVFVRAVRNDGEVVVAEEQVDPSVEQPSRSRALRAYYEGATVDRLTEAGQVVARNVPLKLPLRGGAAGTHGTHQAVLLVTEADSDADTPKNQVHSLRGNRMTVKKATVPNLPPGTNPFQAVLLVGEAAGQSAPFADEAEEFLRAAEPPEHDRWGQTEELTLRWSPSAYRRINMLTTEVNAAVKELVARRKPGAREGSEALRKALTVKPRPKAKAPAGPVVPVLDGLDATIGDKGEWRISAEVSIPKGDEIVPMVPVAQLDVRSGGRPKLDWAELVAVEGCEVENGVLRFTPGARRARFQGSTDVTSHPVRTALTRLVVELRAGKGE comes from the coding sequence ATGCGACTCCTAGGGAAGAACGGGTGGCGCGTGGAGACAGGCGAGGAGTTCGGGCCTTGGTTGGCTCGACAGCTCAAGCTGTCAGGAAAGAACCAGGCCGAACTGGCCGAGGAGCTAGGACTCACGCGTGCCGCCGTCTCCGCGTGGATCACCGGAAGGTCGACCCCTCGCCCGACCGTCATGATCGACATCGCCAAGGCGCTCGGCACGGACCTCGGCACGGTGCACACCCGCACCACCGACACCCAGGCCGGCCTCCCGCTCACCTGGTACCACCGCGCCGGTTATCCCGACGGTGGCCGTGACCTGGGCAATGCCGCAGCCTTCGCCTTCGACGCGGACGTCCAGGTGCTCGCTCGCGAGACGTGCCAGAACAGCCTCGACGAACGGCTGACGGACAACGGGCGCCCGGTCCGCGTTCGCTACACGCTGCACGAGCTGACCGGCAAGGCCCTGGACGACTTCCGCGACGCGATCCTCTGGAACGAGCTCTTCCCGCACTACTCCGCCGTCTCCGAGACAGCCGCCAACCAGAAGGTCGGCCGGGTCGTGGACGCCGGGGTACGCGACATGTACGAGAAGGGTCGCCTGGTCCTGCTGCGGGTCGACGACTACAACGCCTCCGGGCTCACCGGTGACGACTACGCGGACGGAAAGTTCGCCGCCGTGGTCAGGCGCCAGCTGGAGAGTCTCAAGTCCGGGCGCGACGCGGGCGGTTCCTACGGCCTGGGCAAGGCGACACTGTGGGCCACCAGTGCCCTCGGGCTCGTACTCATCAACTCCACTTTGTCCCAGCCGCACGAGGGGCGCACAGAGCGCCGACTCATCGGCCGTCTCGAACTGCCGTGGCGAGAGGTCGACGGCAAGCCGTGGGCAGGGCCCGCCTGGTTCGGGCGCCCCGACCCCGACTCGCCCGGCGCGGACGTCGCCCGCTCCTGGTGGGCGGATGAGGAGACGGTGGCCCGTCTGCACCTGACACGGGAGAACGACGAACCCGGTACCTCCTTCCTCATCGTGGGCGCGCACGACGTGGCAAGCCTCGACGAGAAGTCGTCCGACATCGACGACGAGGCCCTCGACGCGGAGGAGGAGGGCACCCGGGACACGCGTGACATCCGCAGGATGCACCGGCGTCTGGTCAGGGCGCTGGGCCGGGACTTCTGGGCCGCGATGACCGGTGGAGGGGGCCAACTGCCCCGCCTGGAGGTCTTCGTGCGTGCCGTGCGCAACGACGGCGAGGTGGTCGTGGCCGAGGAGCAGGTGGATCCGTCCGTCGAGCAACCCTCTCGGAGCCGCGCCCTGCGGGCGTACTACGAGGGTGCCACCGTGGATCGGCTCACCGAGGCCGGACAGGTGGTGGCACGGAACGTTCCGTTGAAGCTGCCACTGCGCGGCGGCGCTGCGGGGACCCACGGAACGCACCAAGCGGTACTGCTGGTCACCGAAGCGGACAGCGACGCGGACACACCGAAGAACCAGGTGCACTCACTGCGCGGCAACCGCATGACCGTCAAGAAGGCCACGGTTCCGAACTTGCCGCCCGGGACCAACCCCTTCCAAGCTGTTCTCCTGGTGGGGGAGGCGGCCGGTCAGTCCGCCCCCTTCGCGGACGAGGCCGAGGAGTTCCTGCGGGCCGCGGAACCACCCGAGCACGACCGCTGGGGGCAGACCGAGGAGTTGACCCTGCGCTGGTCGCCCTCCGCGTACCGGCGGATCAACATGCTGACCACCGAGGTCAACGCCGCCGTCAAGGAACTCGTCGCACGGCGGAAGCCCGGCGCCCGCGAAGGAAGCGAGGCACTGCGCAAGGCTTTGACCGTGAAGCCACGGCCCAAGGCCAAGGCGCCCGCCGGACCGGTCGTCCCGGTGCTGGACGGCCTCGACGCGACGATCGGCGACAAGGGGGAGTGGCGGATCAGCGCCGAGGTGAGCATCCCGAAGGGCGACGAGATCGTCCCGATGGTTCCGGTCGCCCAGCTGGACGTCCGCTCCGGAGGCCGCCCGAAACTGGACTGGGCGGAACTCGTGGCCGTCGAGGGCTGCGAGGTGGAGAACGGGGTCCTGCGCTTCACCCCCGGTGCTCGGCGAGCGCGCTTCCAGGGATCCACCGACGTCACGAGCCACCCGGTCAGGACCGCCCTCACGCGTCTCGTCGTCGAACTCCGTGCCGGAAAAGGGGAGTGA
- a CDS encoding DUF6339 family protein, translated as MITAPNHVPERLALLPASAVDPFLTESLLKGEEVHGGIDLAKVVEALPEDDARWWVEPIRSLVEDAMFEFRADRTRADAWLAPRLHATLRLTRREAADKRLWNHLAMAVAPDYVAWRHLSEPTTSRPERRIAAERFRGPADRQCFSRLWWAAELFRNGQDYEPVEAACGNQDLIHTVLRMELIDHRPTAQALVRLLKSGQVTTGREIFGLSVAINAAGATLVYDVLAPDEHKDPTRLRDWIAEAGSAQPVGRHELPQGPDEEPVPEESVARLTEYFTDLFETAPVRGRKSVD; from the coding sequence GTGATCACCGCACCGAACCATGTGCCAGAGCGCCTAGCGCTGCTCCCCGCCTCAGCCGTCGATCCGTTTCTCACGGAGTCGCTGCTCAAAGGTGAGGAGGTGCACGGCGGCATCGATCTCGCCAAGGTCGTCGAGGCCCTTCCCGAGGACGACGCCAGGTGGTGGGTCGAACCGATCCGAAGCCTGGTGGAGGACGCGATGTTCGAGTTCCGCGCGGACCGGACCCGGGCGGACGCGTGGCTCGCGCCGAGGCTCCACGCCACTCTGCGTCTGACGCGACGAGAGGCGGCGGACAAGCGGTTGTGGAACCACCTGGCCATGGCGGTGGCGCCGGATTACGTCGCATGGCGTCATCTGTCGGAGCCGACCACGAGCAGGCCGGAACGGCGCATCGCGGCGGAGCGCTTCCGGGGCCCCGCGGACCGGCAGTGCTTCTCGCGCCTGTGGTGGGCGGCTGAGCTGTTCCGGAACGGTCAGGACTACGAGCCGGTCGAGGCCGCGTGCGGAAACCAAGACCTCATTCACACCGTTCTGCGGATGGAGCTGATCGACCACCGCCCCACCGCCCAGGCACTCGTCCGCCTCCTGAAGAGCGGGCAGGTCACTACGGGGCGGGAGATCTTCGGCCTCAGCGTCGCGATCAACGCGGCCGGTGCGACGCTCGTCTACGACGTCCTCGCACCGGACGAGCACAAGGACCCCACCCGTCTGCGGGACTGGATCGCCGAGGCCGGATCGGCACAGCCGGTCGGCCGCCACGAACTCCCGCAGGGCCCCGACGAGGAGCCGGTCCCCGAGGAGTCCGTGGCCAGGCTGACCGAGTACTTCACGGACCTCTTCGAGACCGCGCCGGTCCGGGGAAGGAAGAGCGTGGACTGA
- a CDS encoding DNA cytosine methyltransferase: MTSTAPHQSVLDEPFVLDLFAGPGGLDVAGRALGIPSLGIEWDKSACLTRYAAGLDTLHADVSAVRRDAFESLPPEINVLAGGPPCQTYSVAGKGAGRKALSEVKDYIKRLMAEEQIDKDLEKLSDPRTAMVLEPLRYAIQATRSPNRENRPYDVIVLEQVPAVAALWEHYAEVLKETGLPDGTKYEVVVDVLNTETYGVPQTRSRAVLIARRAGLGQPSLPEATHRAYDPKEWNRRQAEARQPTLYDAAVPESEARTEDGLLPWRSMGETLAPHGRRTPFLVRSNYGSSGIPGRRGVRTDRQPATTVTGRISRFVVFEHFHESTVVYEGPRFSMDEAGMLQSFPPGYPWSGTARAQQVGNAVPPLFGAHLLSAALGLPAPDPDVMGEPWRPTTEEQRAKLRNHGCGDAYECTARCPRPQDQAPVRSSETKKTK; this comes from the coding sequence ATGACCAGCACGGCGCCCCACCAGTCCGTCCTAGACGAGCCCTTCGTTCTAGATCTTTTCGCGGGCCCCGGAGGGCTGGACGTCGCCGGACGGGCGCTCGGCATCCCGAGCCTCGGCATCGAGTGGGACAAAAGCGCATGTCTGACGCGCTACGCGGCCGGACTGGACACCCTTCACGCCGATGTGAGCGCCGTGCGCAGGGATGCCTTCGAGTCGCTGCCGCCGGAGATCAACGTGCTGGCCGGCGGCCCTCCGTGCCAGACGTACTCCGTGGCCGGCAAGGGCGCGGGCCGCAAGGCCCTTAGCGAGGTCAAGGACTACATCAAGCGCCTGATGGCGGAAGAGCAGATCGACAAGGATCTGGAGAAGCTCAGCGATCCACGCACAGCGATGGTTCTCGAACCACTTCGCTACGCGATCCAGGCCACCAGGAGTCCGAACCGGGAGAACCGGCCGTACGACGTCATCGTCCTGGAACAGGTCCCTGCCGTGGCGGCGCTCTGGGAGCATTACGCCGAGGTGCTGAAGGAGACGGGTCTTCCCGACGGCACCAAGTACGAGGTCGTCGTGGATGTCCTCAACACCGAGACCTACGGGGTGCCGCAGACGCGTTCCCGCGCAGTGCTGATCGCTCGGCGCGCAGGGCTCGGCCAACCCTCGCTCCCTGAAGCCACCCACCGTGCCTACGACCCGAAGGAATGGAACCGCCGGCAGGCCGAGGCTCGTCAACCGACGCTCTACGACGCGGCCGTACCGGAATCCGAGGCCCGGACTGAGGACGGTCTCCTCCCCTGGAGGTCGATGGGTGAGACACTCGCCCCTCACGGGCGGAGAACTCCCTTCCTGGTCCGCTCGAACTACGGCAGCTCCGGGATCCCCGGGCGGCGCGGGGTGCGGACTGACCGGCAACCTGCCACCACCGTCACCGGCCGTATCTCCCGCTTCGTGGTCTTCGAGCACTTCCACGAGAGCACCGTCGTCTACGAGGGGCCGCGGTTCAGCATGGATGAGGCGGGGATGCTGCAGAGCTTCCCGCCGGGCTATCCCTGGTCGGGTACGGCCCGAGCCCAGCAGGTGGGCAATGCCGTACCGCCCCTGTTCGGCGCGCACCTGTTGAGTGCGGCGCTCGGCCTGCCCGCGCCGGACCCGGATGTGATGGGCGAGCCCTGGCGGCCGACCACGGAGGAGCAGCGGGCCAAGCTGCGCAACCATGGCTGTGGGGACGCGTACGAGTGCACCGCCAGGTGCCCGCGTCCCCAGGATCAGGCGCCGGTCCGTTCCTCGGAGACGAAGAAGACGAAGTAG
- a CDS encoding DNA cytosine methyltransferase produces the protein MSALTFVDVCSGAGGLALGLERAGFEPRLLLDDDADAVDTLRANRPRWNVLRTDLMDFDPAEHPVSHDVDLLAASPPRVKSSATVKRTDSGAEERLLEATVYLAHAIRPRAVLIENVPGLAHADEYQGFRDLARAELAHLGYEFSWFVVNAADFGVAQNRKQGVLVAIERRWATSFRPPAPTVSNPSTVGAVLGPSMASRGWRDAARWAAQADQPAPTLVGGSKNRGGADLGPTGAKRKWATMGVNAHTVGDRIPGPDFVWDPELGRDNMVKITIEQAALLQGFPGSWDISGRKTARYRQVGHATPPPVGEALGRAIAEALVAAPTIFEAGYTSAT, from the coding sequence ATGAGTGCGCTGACCTTCGTGGACGTGTGCTCCGGGGCGGGTGGGCTGGCCCTGGGGCTGGAGCGGGCGGGGTTCGAGCCGCGTCTGCTGCTGGACGACGACGCGGACGCCGTCGACACGTTGCGGGCCAACCGGCCGCGGTGGAACGTCCTGCGCACCGACCTGATGGACTTCGACCCGGCCGAGCACCCCGTGAGCCACGACGTGGATCTCCTGGCGGCCAGTCCGCCGCGGGTGAAGTCGAGTGCGACCGTCAAGCGCACCGACTCCGGTGCGGAGGAGCGGCTGCTGGAGGCCACGGTCTATCTCGCCCATGCGATCAGGCCTCGGGCGGTGCTCATCGAGAACGTTCCCGGGCTCGCTCACGCGGACGAGTACCAGGGGTTCCGTGATCTTGCGCGGGCCGAACTGGCGCACCTGGGTTACGAGTTCAGCTGGTTCGTCGTGAACGCCGCCGATTTCGGGGTGGCCCAGAACCGCAAGCAGGGCGTCCTGGTGGCGATCGAGCGGCGGTGGGCCACGTCGTTCCGACCGCCGGCGCCCACGGTGTCGAACCCGAGCACAGTGGGTGCCGTTCTGGGGCCGTCCATGGCCTCTCGGGGTTGGCGGGACGCCGCCCGCTGGGCAGCCCAGGCCGATCAGCCGGCTCCGACCCTGGTCGGCGGGTCGAAGAACCGGGGCGGCGCCGATCTCGGACCTACCGGGGCAAAGCGGAAGTGGGCGACCATGGGCGTGAACGCGCACACGGTGGGCGACCGGATTCCCGGCCCCGACTTCGTGTGGGATCCCGAACTAGGCAGAGACAACATGGTGAAGATCACGATCGAGCAGGCGGCGCTGTTACAGGGATTCCCCGGATCGTGGGACATCTCCGGACGCAAGACCGCCCGGTACCGCCAGGTCGGCCACGCTACGCCGCCGCCCGTCGGGGAGGCGCTGGGGCGGGCGATCGCCGAGGCGCTGGTCGCGGCTCCGACGATCTTCGAAGCCGGCTACACTTCCGCCACATGA
- a CDS encoding very short patch repair endonuclease, producing the protein MSRQLSKNTAAELAVRRLLHAAGLRYRVEYRVPGMARRRIDVAFPGVKVAVLIDGCFWHGCPQHATHPKANAEWWREKLDRNMARDRETTEHLTAEGWTVLRFWEHEAPEDVAVRVAAAVEQRRAKQAGGRRK; encoded by the coding sequence ATGTCCCGGCAGCTCAGCAAGAACACCGCGGCGGAGCTGGCGGTACGCCGCCTGCTCCACGCGGCCGGCCTCCGCTACCGCGTGGAGTACCGGGTGCCGGGCATGGCTCGGCGCCGGATCGATGTGGCGTTCCCTGGGGTGAAGGTGGCGGTCCTGATCGACGGGTGCTTCTGGCACGGATGTCCGCAGCACGCGACGCATCCGAAGGCCAACGCAGAGTGGTGGCGCGAGAAGCTGGACCGGAACATGGCACGCGACAGGGAGACTACCGAGCATCTGACCGCGGAGGGCTGGACGGTGCTGCGATTCTGGGAGCACGAGGCTCCCGAGGACGTGGCCGTGCGCGTGGCGGCGGCGGTGGAGCAGCGTCGGGCGAAACAGGCCGGGGGGAGAAGGAAATGA